The Cloacibacillus sp. genomic interval CATCCGCAGTGGCCGTAAATGACGGTGCGCGCAGGGTCCAGCGAAAAGGAGTGGTCCTCCTTCAGATGACGGCTAAAATCGTCCGCCGTCCCGCAGTCAAGGTGCGTCACGCCCCCGCAGTCCAGACATTTTAAATGGAGGTGCGCCGCGCAGCCCTCCGCGCCGAGCCTGTAGGTGGCGCCGTCACCCTTCTCCGCGATATATTTGAGCACGGCGTTGTCGGAGGCAAGCGCCTCGAGCTGCCGGTAGACCGTGGTGCGTCCGATCTTTGCTCCGCGAGCCTCAAGCAGGCCGCACAGGTCGTCCACCGAAAAGCAGCGCGCAGGATGTTCCTTTAGCAGAGCAAGAAGCGTCTCGTGATTTTTTGTCCTGTAGCGTC includes:
- a CDS encoding transcriptional repressor, producing the protein MGTRGRYRTKNHETLLALLKEHPARCFSVDDLCGLLEARGAKIGRTTVYRQLEALASDNAVLKYIAEKGDGATYRLGAEGCAAHLHLKCLDCGGVTHLDCGTADDFSRHLKEDHSFSLDPARTVIYGHCGCTEGGAANDAKDSPCAKLAAHQ